From the Aspergillus puulaauensis MK2 DNA, chromosome 1, nearly complete sequence genome, the window TCTTCAGTGCACTACGGCTCGTCGAGCATATTTCTAAGTCTTATGACATAGAAGTTCCACACTCAGTCTGGGCCGAGTTGTTTGAGTGGGCTTTTGTTTTATCACGTCATACCAACACCAACTACAAAATTTTAGAAGGAGGCCCACTTCACACTCGAGTCCTCTTAGATTTGTTCGAGAAGATGACAACGGAGCACAATGTGAAACCAACAGTGGAAACGCACACAAAGCTCGCGGTACCTGCATGGTTATATAATCATGTGAGAATCTTTTTAAACAATATGCGTGCTGCATACAAGATCATGGATGAGACAAGACGGAAGAAGATAACTGCGCGAAGAATGGTCGAGTCGCACTTACGACACCCTCGCATCGATGGTAAAAATATCGATCCTCAGATTCTACGCTCACGAGCATTTGCGGATGCTGTGCACACCTACGATGTTCTTCGGCTTCAAGTCATGCAGCAGACAAGCATGATCGAACGTCTCGTGCGCCTCCTTATCGCCAAACACGATTGGGTTGGCCCCAACTGGAGAGCTTGGGAACGGCAATTACTACCTCGGTTTGTCGAGGAATGGAGAGACTTCATTCCAGATACGCTTCACTGCTGGACGCATACAGGCAGGGTCCACTTTAATGGCCTCATCGAGTTCGGCCAAGGTCGCGTGACCAACCAACGAACTATACAAGTTCGCCGACCCTCAATCAACGACGATTTCACCCCGGACCCAGATTATGATAACGAGCTGGAGGACGATGTCGTGTGGGCTTCGTTGCGCAGAAGCATAAGCCCCGAAGATCTCCAAACTCATTTGCTCAAGCGACTCTTTGAACCCGTTCCCTTGGAATATCGTGATTACTACCCCACCTCACTGAGTTATGACGAGGGTATTTATCCTGATGAACATATCAATGAGAAAATGCATGGTAATATTGAGAATGGATATGTCCCAGCACCGTCACCGGCGCAATGGCCTCACCTGGTGTCTTTTTCACGCGAGCAGAAGGATGAAGCGCTTAAGGAGACATTTGGCCCCTGCCGTGAAGCAAAGGACGGGGACGACGGATGCTATGAGCGAAGTTCAGCGAAGGCGATTCTCTCTTAATTTGTCCTTTAACCCCGACTGATTCTGtgatcttttttttttttttttaatctcTTTTGACTTGTCTATTTGCGCGGAGCTGATGCGATCTGGCCCGAATGATACAGCGTGATATTGCCTTCTCAGGGCCAGTGTTGAATAATCTGATGATGCGCTGCGTTGCTTTTTGTTTGACGTACACCAAAATACCCCGATCCAAATTCAGAAGCTCCATGCTTGTATCACAATCCCGACGTCTCCATTTTCATTCCAGCTGAAATTTCACTCGCAAAGTAAGTCCGATTAGCTAGACCAATTCGTTTGCGGCGAATTTTAGAAAATTCTAGTAAAGAAGATATGAGAGTATCATATATATCCAACTGCATTCCACACGTTTTTGTAAATCTATATACTGGACATCATCCAACGTAGGTATACCACAGGTCACAACCTCCAcagcaagagaggaagagaccGTCACACCCCCTCCCTCTTCAAATCATTAACAACCATAtacctcccaatcccaatccaaccccacCGAAACCAGACCATCTGACTCTTATGTGCCTTGACCATAGCCGACTGCGCCGTCATCCACTCCCCCACGGAGCTAACAAACAGCATCCTTGACGGCGaatcctccttcttccccgagcCCTTCTTTCCAGAGAAGAACGAAAACAGCCCATCCAATACCCCCTTCGCCATCGTAAATGGCGCATCAAATACCCCGATATATTTCCGCAGCAGATTTGTCGTTGTAAGCGTGTACATTGTTACGGGGCAAGAATAACCCGGCGCGTCTTTCATGAGTGTGGTCAGGAAGTGTAGCGCGCCGTGATACAGCGAGCGATGGTTCAAATGATTGCTTATACCGCCTGCATCGAAGGTGAGAAGAACATCGATCGTTGCGGTCGGGGCGGACTGATTATCCTTATTCTTCTTGCGCGTGGCCTTTGTGCTCCCGGCGGTGTTGTTTGGTGCGAAAGTTGCGGTAAGTAAAGACGCGACGTCGGCTTTCGTCCACTCAATTGACATGCTATCCTGGAACCGCGGGTCATCGAGAACAAGGACGTCTGAGTCGTTCCGGATCCCGAGGCGTTTGGCGCTTTTCGTTAGTTCGTCTCTGCGGATATGACCAAGGCCGTCGGCGTCTCCTAATTTTGCGAAAGATTCCTCGTTAGTTTCAAGCACCTGGGTGGAGGAAAGGAGGGGGGAGTGGAATTGTTGCTCACCGCTGCTGATGCAGAGAATTTTGATGTGATTTCCAAGTTCTGGCTTCGTCAGCGCGAGTAGAGTCGGCGCAAAGAACATGGCTTCATCGTCCGGGTGCGCGATCAACAAGCATATTCGCTTGTTGTACAGCTGCGGGAATGTGCGGGCGAAAGGCGacgtggtggtggaggataGAGtccagaagagaaaaatagCGGCAATTGCAAAGCCGAGTGAAACGAGGGTTTGTGGGTTCATGTCGAGCATTGTTTTTGCGAGAGGACAACAGAGAAAAAAGAGGTGACGTTGGAGATGCGCGCGAAGTGGATCGCATGCACGGACTAGGTGGTGAATCTTGTGGGGGGAGGATTCGGCAGCTTACCGGTATGCCTAAGCTACGGTTCCCTCTCGCTTGAAGCATGCGATGAGTGCAATTACTAATACGTTGCTTGTATGACGATAAACTAGCTGTAGCAAAAATATGATTCTTACTAGAATGAAACGGCGTTGAGCTAATCTACTGGCTGGTCCACCCCTTTTTTATACTATGTATGGACAGTAGAAGTATTATGCCCGCCTAGTACGAAGTATAAACATATCGAATCAAGACGTATGTTAGAGACAAACGAAGGTTATATGAGACACAGCAAAGTACTACTGTGGAGACACTCTGTAGGTAGAGACTTTATTCGTTTTCACGAGATAACTAAGCGTCCCAACGCTCTAATGGTACCTAGCAGCGGTctggatgagctggtcgagTCGGCCAGGTATGCTCCTTCCCTTTTTGATTT encodes:
- a CDS encoding uncharacterized protein (COG:S;~EggNog:ENOG410PR1I;~InterPro:IPR002885,IPR011990,IPR024319;~PFAM:PF12921,PF13812;~go_function: GO:0005515 - protein binding [Evidence IEA]), whose protein sequence is MRVIVGRCEGLASHLLFPSCRPSICHHTHSLRPIAASPPQLARWFNTSESLASWSTGFLPKANVGNLQPEINIPLNKLPDHGAPGSDNIDRTALERELYSTLESGQPDQIMAALLNYDYAALVATMPQSVFTEAFNSLSPAYFVEPFKALHRPLHPYTVELKKFKSPDAIFNDFVRNLSAIVRVRRSAGSTLGLAEYSHLLDCARSVGDAVMADHIWHSMKRDGILPDIHCYNHYMEAKVWNSAYTGKEKYHLRVTPYSYKKRKFQDPGFEGYGTASRSVRKEVNEIFDEMTEAGIEGTEATMVNLLLASARVGHKTALRDILKTIWSVDVDLLTTHYPGEVTKYERTSPLYPSGRLLYAVVHAFGSNSDIFSALRLVEHISKSYDIEVPHSVWAELFEWAFVLSRHTNTNYKILEGGPLHTRVLLDLFEKMTTEHNVKPTVETHTKLAVPAWLYNHVRIFLNNMRAAYKIMDETRRKKITARRMVESHLRHPRIDGKNIDPQILRSRAFADAVHTYDVLRLQVMQQTSMIERLVRLLIAKHDWVGPNWRAWERQLLPRFVEEWRDFIPDTLHCWTHTGRVHFNGLIEFGQGRVTNQRTIQVRRPSINDDFTPDPDYDNELEDDVVWASLRRSISPEDLQTHLLKRLFEPVPLEYRDYYPTSLSYDEGIYPDEHINEKMHGNIENGYVPAPSPAQWPHLVSFSREQKDEALKETFGPCREAKDGDDGCYERSSAKAILS
- the GPI12 gene encoding PIG-L family deacetylase (COG:M;~EggNog:ENOG410PF9B;~InterPro:IPR039516,IPR024078,IPR003737;~PFAM:PF02585;~go_function: GO:0000225 - N-acetylglucosaminylphosphatidylinositol deacetylase activity [Evidence IEA];~go_process: GO:0006506 - GPI anchor biosynthetic process [Evidence IEA]), whose protein sequence is MLDMNPQTLVSLGFAIAAIFLFWTLSSTTTSPFARTFPQLYNKRICLLIAHPDDEAMFFAPTLLALTKPELGNHIKILCISSGDADGLGHIRRDELTKSAKRLGIRNDSDVLVLDDPRFQDSMSIEWTKADVASLLTATFAPNNTAGSTKATRKKNKDNQSAPTATIDVLLTFDAGGISNHLNHRSLYHGALHFLTTLMKDAPGYSCPVTMYTLTTTNLLRKYIGVFDAPFTMAKGVLDGLFSFFSGKKGSGKKEDSPSRMLFVSSVGEWMTAQSAMVKAHKSQMVWFRWGWIGIGRYMVVNDLKREGV